A single region of the Candidatus Desulfatibia profunda genome encodes:
- a CDS encoding aminotransferase class I/II-fold pyridoxal phosphate-dependent enzyme translates to MKVFIDTNVLIDVAVRADQFPDSLKLINDIIEWDEGNLWISAISLNNLEHILSRLGHKEKARNFLKFIQQTFSIIPFRRSVFTSALAINTPDFEDGIQMASAGEMGMDYIITRNTDDFKDSKVPTLTPTEFLEKWNGGEFDSATSVPFLDLKAQHHQVYNEIDDKITDIIANTGFILGKHVEEFEERFTELQGAKYCIGVSSGTDALHVALLALGIGPGDKVIVPVNTFIATAEAVSLCGGEPVFVDCDKFYNLDTEKLKLKRTEVEEEQRGLLKAIIPVHLYGQPANMAEIMALANEYGIEVVEDCCQAHLGRYQEKSVGGFGKFGAFSFYPGKNLGAYGEAGALITNDEKLYQRAKMIRQHGEIERYHHQVIGHNYRMEAFQGAVLATKSKYLTEWTEKRRANAELYSELLEDVEGIETPQELDETYCVYHLYVIQCDKRDDLKAYLEANGISTGLHYPVPLHMQPAYAFLGYKEGDFPVAETAAKRILSLPMYPELAEAQIRYICDKIKEFCK, encoded by the coding sequence TTGAAAGTCTTTATTGATACAAATGTTCTAATTGATGTAGCCGTCAGGGCAGATCAATTTCCGGACAGTTTGAAACTCATCAATGATATTATTGAATGGGACGAAGGGAATCTTTGGATTTCGGCCATTTCGCTTAACAATCTCGAACATATCCTCTCAAGGCTTGGCCATAAGGAAAAGGCCCGGAACTTTTTGAAATTCATACAACAAACTTTTTCAATCATACCGTTCCGTAGATCCGTATTTACAAGCGCTTTGGCTATCAATACTCCGGATTTTGAGGATGGTATCCAGATGGCAAGCGCTGGAGAAATGGGGATGGATTATATTATTACGCGAAACACTGATGACTTCAAAGACAGCAAGGTTCCGACCTTAACCCCAACTGAATTTTTAGAAAAATGGAATGGCGGAGAATTTGATTCAGCAACAAGCGTTCCTTTTCTTGATCTTAAGGCGCAGCATCACCAAGTCTATAATGAAATTGATGACAAGATTACAGATATTATTGCCAATACCGGTTTTATCCTGGGGAAACATGTGGAGGAATTTGAGGAGCGTTTTACCGAACTTCAGGGGGCTAAATACTGCATAGGGGTATCCAGCGGAACCGACGCGCTTCATGTGGCCCTTTTGGCTCTTGGGATTGGGCCTGGTGATAAAGTCATTGTTCCGGTAAATACCTTTATAGCAACTGCCGAGGCAGTAAGCCTTTGCGGTGGGGAACCGGTGTTCGTGGATTGTGACAAATTCTATAATCTTGATACTGAGAAGCTGAAGTTAAAAAGAACAGAAGTTGAAGAAGAGCAGAGGGGTTTGCTGAAAGCCATCATTCCTGTCCATTTATACGGCCAACCGGCTAATATGGCAGAAATTATGGCCTTGGCTAACGAATACGGCATCGAGGTGGTGGAAGATTGCTGCCAGGCCCATCTGGGAAGATATCAAGAAAAATCAGTCGGCGGCTTTGGCAAATTCGGCGCCTTCAGTTTTTATCCGGGGAAAAATCTTGGGGCCTATGGTGAAGCCGGAGCGCTGATTACCAATGACGAAAAGCTTTATCAGCGGGCCAAAATGATTCGACAGCATGGTGAAATTGAACGCTACCATCACCAGGTTATAGGACACAACTACAGAATGGAAGCCTTTCAGGGAGCAGTCTTGGCAACCAAATCAAAATACCTGACCGAATGGACCGAAAAAAGACGCGCCAATGCCGAGCTTTACAGCGAGCTATTAGAGGATGTGGAAGGTATTGAAACTCCTCAGGAGCTGGACGAGACCTACTGTGTCTATCACCTTTATGTAATCCAGTGTGATAAAAGAGATGATTTAAAAGCCTATCTGGAAGCGAACGGCATATCAACCGGCCTGCATTATCCCGTTCCGCTCCACATGCAGCCGGCCTATGCCTTCCTCGGCTATAAAGAGGGAGATTTCCCTGTTGCTGAAACAGCGGCTAAAAGGATCCTGTCCCTACCCATGTATCCCGAACTGGCCGAAGCGCAGATACGCTATATATGCGATAAAATAAAAGAATTTTGCAAATAA